DNA from Pseudodesulfovibrio senegalensis:
AGCATGACCACGATCTGGTAGCGGATGGACACCAGCGGGTCGGCTCCGGCCAGAATCTGGCCGGTCATCATGCCGGGCAGGAACACGATGCCCACGCCCATGAGCGAGTTGATGGACGGAATCATGCCCGCGCGGATGGCCTCGGCAACGAATCCGTCGGAGGCCTCGGCGGGCGTGGCCCCCAGCGCGAGCCGCATTTCCACTTCGTTGCGATGGGCCTTGAGGTCCGAGAAGAGTCTTTCCAGAGAAATGGCTATGGCCGTCATGGCGTTGCCCACGATCATTCCGGCCAGCGGAATGAAATATTGCGGTTTCCACCACGGGTCCGCGTCCACGATCACGCCCGTGACCACCACGGACATGGCGAAATAGCTGACGAACATGGCTGTGAACGTGGGCAGGGCGATGGGGATGTTCTTTTGCTTGATCCTGCCCCGGATGATGTGCGTGGCCGCGCCCACCATGATCAGGAACAGGCCGATGACCGGGGCGGCCATGTCCAGCCGGAACACGAACTTGAGCACATAGCCCATGAGGAAAAGCTGGGCAAAGGTGCGCACCGTGCCCACGAGCAGGTCGCGCCCCAGCCCGAGGCCATGGGCCATGGACGCGGCTCCGGCCGTGAGCGTGAATACGAGGCACAGGGCCAGTTGCCATGGGCCGATGTCTGCGATGCCGTTCATGCGAGCACCGCCTTTCGGTCGGCAAGGGTGATGGTGCCGGTGATGCCGTGCGGCACGGTTTCGGAATGGGAGACCAGTATCACGGTCGTGCCCTTGTCATGCTGTTTGCGCGCTGCGTCGAGCACCACGCTGGCACTGTCCGGGTCCAGTGCCGAGGTGGGTTCGTCCATGAGCAGCACCTCGGGCGAGAGCAACAGGGTGCGCAGCAGGCAGACGCGTTGGGCCTGCCCCACGGAAAGGTCGGCCGCATTGTGGCCCAGGTCCACGGATTCCAGCAGAAAATCGTCCATGGCCGCACGCATGGTCGCCTCGTCCGGCACGGGCAGGTCCGCATTGGCCTTGAGCCGGTAGGGGAGCAGCAGGTTGTCGCGCACCGCGCCTTGAATCAGGGTCGGGGTCTGTTGCACATGGGCCACGCGGCGACGCAGGATTGTGGGGTCGATGTCTTCGTAGGGCGTTTCGTCAAGGCTCAAATGGCCGGAAACAGGCAGCTCCATTCGACAGAGCAGGCGCAGCAGCGTGGATTTGCCCGCGCCGGACGCTCCGCGGACCAGCAGGAATTGACCCGTGTCGATGGTCAGGTCCGCGTTTTCCAGCACCGGGTGCGCATCCGGATAGGCAAAGGTCACGGCGTGCAGACGCAGGGTCATGTGGCCTCGGCGTCATTCAGGTACTCAAGGAATTTATTGGCTTCTTCGAAGTTCGGATTCAGGGTCAGGGCTTCCTGAAGCTGTTTTACGCACTGGTCCTTTTCACCTTTGCCGAAATAGGCGCGGGCCATGTTGTAGTGCAGGTTCTCGTCCGGTTTCTCCGCGGTGTCGATGGCCTTGCCGTAGTATTCGATGGCCTGATCGAAGAGGTTGGATTTACGCAGGTTGATGCCGAATTCGTTGAACAGGTGCTTGTGTTCCGGGGTAAAGGCGGCTTCCAGCCCCACCAGCCGTTTGAACATGTCGTTGGCCTTGTTGGCTTCGCCCCGTTCCATGTAGGTCAGTCCCAGTCCGAAGTTGGCGCGCACGTTCTCCTCGTCCACGGAAAGGGCCTGCTGGAATTCGAATTCCGCACTGTAGTGCGCGCCCTGCTTGCGCTGTTCCTCGGCGCGTTTGAGCGAGGAATTCAGCTCCTTGATCTTGGGGAAGACCTCTTTCTGGTAATATTCGGGTTCCGGGTTGAACTTGGCGATGAGGTCCTCGCGCGGGATTTCGTTTTTTGGTCCGGACGGGATATTGTTTACATTCAGGGGCTGAACCTCGACGATGCCGTCCTCGCGTTCCTGGCAGAACCAGTAGGTCTTGCTCACGGTCTTGCGCGTGGTGGTGCCCGTGCCCACCTTGTCCACCTGTTGCGAGGAGAACAGACCGGAAATCAGCGTGCGGTTTACTGTTTCGGGCACGGCAAAGCTGTCCTGTTCCTGTTCAAGATTGACGGAGCCGTCTTTTTCCACGTTTTCACTGGTCATGGAATCATTCCGGTAAGATATGAATTGGTTTGGTTCGGATTAAAATATCAAGTCTTTTCATAACACTGGCCAGGAGCAGTTTGCAACCGCTGTTCGGTTACATTGCGGTGATTACGTTTTGCGTATTTGACTTCGGATTTCGTGACTTTTGGGCCGGGTTCGGGTACATGCCAAAGGTCGAGAGAGGTGAAAAGGGGGGTGAAACCGCCATTCAGCATGCTCATTTGTCGTGCTGTGGCGTTTTTTCGCATCCCGCAATAGTGCAGCCCGCCCCGACTGGTTCGGGCAAAGAATGGAGGACGCATTGATGCAGGACAAGATTGGCAAACGGATCAGGACTTTCAGGGAAAAGCAGGATCTTACGCTCGAAGCCATGGCCGAACGCACTGGCCTGGGAATCGATTTTCTCAAGGCGGTGGAAGAGGAGGGCATGTATCCTTCCCTCGGACCGCTACTCAAGATCGCACGCGCCCTAGGAGTCCGTCTGGGGACGTTCCTGGACGATCAGGTCTCCCGCGATCCGCTTGTGGTCCGTCTTGACGAGCGTCAGGAAGAGCTGACCATGCACGGCGGCGACCATGCTGCCGCGTTTCGCTATTTTCCGCTGGGACAGGGCAAGTCCGACCGCCACATGGAACCCTTCTTCATCGAGATTCTGCCCGAATCCGGCAAGGACAAGAGCCTTTCCTCCCATGAGGGCGAGGAATTCATCCTGGTCAAGTCCGGACAGTTGTCCGTGACCTATGGCAGGGAAGAGACCATCCTCGAGGCAGGCGACAGCATCTACTACAACTCCATAGTACCGCACAACGTCTCCGCAGCCGGGGATGAAAAATGTGAAATATACGCGGTGCTCTACTTCCCGGAATAAGGGGGGAGCATGGCAGAATCAGCACTCAGAAACGTTACGCTCGGCCAGATTCTGGACGAGACCGTTCAGAAATATCCGGACAATGACGCGGTCATTTACGTGGACCGCGACTTCAGGCTCACCTGGTCCCAATTCGGCGAACTGGTGGACGACCTGGCCAAGGGGCTCATGGCGATGGGCATCAAGAAAGGCGAGAAGGTGGCCGTTTGGGCCAACAACGTGCCTTACTGGGTGGCCCTGCAGTTTGCCACGGCCAAGATCGGGGCCGTGCTGCTCACGGTCAACACCCATTACCGCACCCACGAGCTTGAATATCTGCTCAACAACTCGGAATCCGAAAACCTCGTCATCATCGGGGAATACCGCGACCACGACTACCTGAGCACCACCTACGAACTCATTCCGGAGCTGCGGACTCAGGAGCGGGGCAACCTGCGTTGTCCCAAGTTCCCGCACCTCAGGCGGGTCTTTTTCCTCGGTGCGGAAAAACACCGGGGCATGTACTCCATGCCCGAGGTCATGGGCATGTCCGCCATGGTGGACGACGACGAATACGCTGCCCGGCAGGATTCGCTGGACCCGCACGACGTGGTCAACATGCAGTACACCTCCGGAACCACCGGGTTCCCCAAAGGCG
Protein-coding regions in this window:
- a CDS encoding ABC transporter ATP-binding protein, producing the protein MTLRLHAVTFAYPDAHPVLENADLTIDTGQFLLVRGASGAGKSTLLRLLCRMELPVSGHLSLDETPYEDIDPTILRRRVAHVQQTPTLIQGAVRDNLLLPYRLKANADLPVPDEATMRAAMDDFLLESVDLGHNAADLSVGQAQRVCLLRTLLLSPEVLLMDEPTSALDPDSASVVLDAARKQHDKGTTVILVSHSETVPHGITGTITLADRKAVLA
- a CDS encoding ABC transporter permease; this translates as MNGIADIGPWQLALCLVFTLTAGAASMAHGLGLGRDLLVGTVRTFAQLFLMGYVLKFVFRLDMAAPVIGLFLIMVGAATHIIRGRIKQKNIPIALPTFTAMFVSYFAMSVVVTGVIVDADPWWKPQYFIPLAGMIVGNAMTAIAISLERLFSDLKAHRNEVEMRLALGATPAEASDGFVAEAIRAGMIPSINSLMGVGIVFLPGMMTGQILAGADPLVSIRYQIVVMLMLVASVAVGSVIVVRLVRNRCFGKAQELLVR
- a CDS encoding tetratricopeptide repeat protein, with protein sequence MTSENVEKDGSVNLEQEQDSFAVPETVNRTLISGLFSSQQVDKVGTGTTTRKTVSKTYWFCQEREDGIVEVQPLNVNNIPSGPKNEIPREDLIAKFNPEPEYYQKEVFPKIKELNSSLKRAEEQRKQGAHYSAEFEFQQALSVDEENVRANFGLGLTYMERGEANKANDMFKRLVGLEAAFTPEHKHLFNEFGINLRKSNLFDQAIEYYGKAIDTAEKPDENLHYNMARAYFGKGEKDQCVKQLQEALTLNPNFEEANKFLEYLNDAEAT
- a CDS encoding cupin domain-containing protein, with protein sequence MQDKIGKRIRTFREKQDLTLEAMAERTGLGIDFLKAVEEEGMYPSLGPLLKIARALGVRLGTFLDDQVSRDPLVVRLDERQEELTMHGGDHAAAFRYFPLGQGKSDRHMEPFFIEILPESGKDKSLSSHEGEEFILVKSGQLSVTYGREETILEAGDSIYYNSIVPHNVSAAGDEKCEIYAVLYFPE